A window of the Cicer arietinum cultivar CDC Frontier isolate Library 1 chromosome 6, Cicar.CDCFrontier_v2.0, whole genome shotgun sequence genome harbors these coding sequences:
- the LOC101490915 gene encoding transmembrane emp24 domain-containing protein p24delta9-like — translation MIIIPIIRFNHKPLLHLSLLILVLFSSSIESLRFELQSGHTKCISEDIKSNSMTVGKYTVINPNEGYPLPDSHRFTVRVTSSHGNNFHYGDRVQSGQFAFVAAESGDYMTCFWAVDNKPPVTLTIDLEWKTGVAAKDWSNVAKKGQVDVMELEIKKLQDTVASIHDEMFYLREREEEMQELNRTTDSRMFWLSLLSLFVCLSVAGLQLWHLKSFFEKKKLI, via the exons ATGATAATAATACCAATTATTAGGTTTAACCACAAACCCCTTTTGCATCTTTCTCTTCTAATTTTGGTACTGTTTTCTTCTTCCATTGAATCCCTTAGATTCGAACTCCAATCTGGTCACACCAAATGCATCTCCGAAGACATCAAGAGCAACTCCATGACAGTTGGCAAGTACACAGTCATCAATCCTAACGAGGGTTACCCTTTACCCGATTCTCATAGATTCACTGTTCGG gtAACTTCGTCTCATGGGAACAACTTTCACTATGGAGATCGTGTTCAATCGGGTCAGTTTGCATTTGTTGCAGCAGAAAGTGGAGACTACATGACTTGTTTCTGGGCTGTGGATAACAAACCACCTGTAACGTTGACTATTGATTTGGAATGGAAGACTGGTGTGGCAGCTAAAGATTGGTCTAATGTTGCTAAGAAAGGCCAAGTTGAT GTAATGGAATTAGAGATAAAGAAGTTACAAGATACTGTTGCTTCCATTCATGATGAGATGTTTTATCTTCGTGAAAG AGAAGAAGAAATGCAGGAGCTCAACAGAACAACTGACTCCAGAATGTTCTGGTTGAGTTTGCTTTCACTCTTCGTCTGCTTATCAGTGGCAGGGTTGCAACTATGGCACTTGAAGTCCTTCTTCGAGAAAAAGaaactaatttaa
- the LOC140920649 gene encoding uncharacterized protein, which translates to MSKAKYIPEGGSSSRSPYFYGTDYYHWKGKMRLFLISQDNNMWSVVENGDHVIRTNNADATSDEKPQAQWTADENAKVLLNSKAHLFLTCALCREEYDRVEECKNAKELWDTLRIHHEGSSHVKEARIDMGVRDFELFEMKEDETIDEMFSRLTIILNNLRSLGKVYSVQERIRKILRSLPKEWRHMVTAITEARDLTNMKLEDLVGTLRAHEPLLMADKPNKRGRMIALKTSQTESSSSKNNEDVITKENTEYPLSEDEDDLVMISRKIQRMLNRRGQNRGPPQKEKIDKSQITCYGCNKMGHYKTECPLNKRNSRKFPYKNKSMMITWDDSDESSSEQEKEEEANLCLMTKSENDKVSISDLCPNCEKLEVEFDSLLNDSYTLSQKCMFQKTQLVEIKKQNEELQKKNDEYLKTEVMELKNDISNFVKSTETFQKIMGSQSGIFDKAGIGFKSSQKQKLYENFFLPKVHPLINKRKPWYSDNGCSRHMTGDKHCFMSLEIKDGGSVTFGNNDKAQIKGTCIIGKNNSAKIENVQYVDGLKHNLLSISQLCDSGFEVIFKPTLCEVKHSSSGRVFFSGFRKKNLYELYLDDLPTESCFVSIEKDKWIWHKRAGHTSLNTISKLANLELVKVRHVRIGKPSEDGMSCLVKRSLTRQPREKWHAFSVIGQHTWRMPPCSTPCIECIYGHVTHPSNPSSH; encoded by the exons atgtcaaaagctaagtacatccctgaaggaggatcatccagccgatCTCCCTACTTTTATGGTACAGATTACTATCAttggaaaggtaagatgaggttatttctcatatcacaagacaacaacatgtggtccgtggtggaaaatggagatcatgtcattaggaccaacaacgcagatgcaacctccgatgagaaacctcaagcacaatggacggctgatgaaaatgcaaaggtactcctaaactctaaagctcatttatttctaacgtgtgctttgtgcagggaagagtatgacagagttgaagaatgcaaaaacgctaaagagctatgggatactctaagaattcatcatgaaggatcaagtcatgtaaaagaagcaaggatagATATGGGAGTAAGggatttcgaactattcgaaatgaaggaggatgaaaccattgatgaaatgttctcaaggttaaccatcatattgaataacttgagatctcttggaaaggtatactccgttcaagaaaggataagaaagatcctaagaagtttaccaaaagaatggaggcatatggtaactgccattacagaagcaagagatttgaccaacatgaaattagaagatttggttggaactctaagagctcatgaaccattgttgatggctgataaaccaaacaaaaggggaagaatgattgctctaaaaaccagcCAAACAGAAAGCTCATCCTCCAAGAATAATGAAGATGTCATAACAAAGGAAAacacagagtatcctctgtctgaggatgaggatgacctcgttatgatttccagaaaaatccagaggatgttaaacagaagaggacagaatagaggacctcctcaaaaagaaaaaattgacaaaagtcaaataacttgttatggatgcaacaagatgggacactataaaactgagtgtcctctcaacaaaaggaactctagaaaattcccatacaaaaacaaatccatgatgatcacttgggatgatagtgatgagtcatcctcggagcaagaaaaggaagaagaggccaacctatgtctcatgacaaaatcagaaaatgacaaggtaagtatttctgatctatgtccaaattgtgaaaaattagaagttgaatttgatagccttttaaatgactcatacactttatctcaaaaatgcatgtttcaaaaaacccaacttgttgagataaagaaacaaaatgaagagctacagaaaaagaatgatgaatat ttgaaaactgaggttatggaactaaaaaatgatatttccaactttgtcaaatctacagaaacatttcaaaagataatggggtcccaatctggaatatttgacaaggctggaattggttttaaaagctctcaaaaacaaaaattatatgaaaactttttcttgcctaaa gttcatcctctaatcaacaagagaaagccttggtactcGGACaatggttgctcaaggcatatgacgggagaTAAGCACTGTTTCATGTcattggagataaaggatggaggatcagtcacatttggtaataatgataaagctcaaataaaaggaacatgtattattggtaagaataattctgcaaaaattgaaaatgttcaatatgtggatggcttgaaacataacttgctaagtattagtcaattgtgcgatagtggttttgaagttatttttaagccaactctatgtgaggttaaacactcatcctcgggtagagttttcttttccggttttagaaaaaagaatttatatgaactttatcttgatgatttacctactgaatcttgttttgtttccattgaaaaagataaatggatttggcacaaacgagccggtcacacaagcttaaacactatttctaaattagcaaatttagaattagtaaaag TTAGGCATGTGAGGATAGGAAAACCATCAGAGGACGGAATGTCCTGTTTAGTGAAACGTTCCCTGACGAGGCAGCCTAGAGAAAAGTGGCACGCCTTCTCTGTCATTGGGCAGCACACGTGGCGCATGCCTCCGTGTTCCACGCCATGCATTGAATGCATTTACGGCCACGTGACTCATCCATCCAATCCATCATCTCACTAG
- the LOC101490276 gene encoding rhamnogalacturonan I rhamnosyltransferase 1-like, producing MEVRSEGIQVRYDKLHGSVIPRSRFRVWFIRVCSSIVLWTCLVQLMTVNELWHSNFFSGFTSRIYHITQRPLQGELGLSQSPPPLLSPRNYTSNGFLRVSCNGGLNQMRAAICDMVTVARLLNLTLVVPELDKKSFWADHSGFEEIFDVRHFIDFLRDEVRIVKRVPKKFSRKSGYSTLKMAPVSWSNEKYYLEQILPLFAKHKVVHFNKTDARLANNGLPIDLQKLRCRVNYQALKFTPQIENLGQKLIQILHERGPFVALHLRYEMDMLAFSGCTLGCTNEEAEELKRMRYAFPSWREKEIVSEERRSQGLCPLTPEEVALVMQALGFDRETQIYVAAGEIYGGERRLAQLRAAFPRIVKKEALVALDELQQFQNHSSQMAALDFMVSVASDTFIPTYDGNMAKLVEGHRRYSGFKQSIILDRKKLVQLLDMHQNGILPWKEFADSVLQVHEKRMGQPTYRRVIVDKPKEEDYFYANPHECLCEGTKCDDLLGPNNSSQVR from the exons ATGGAGGTTAGATCGGAGGGTATTCAAGTGAGGTATGATAAGCTTCATGGTTCTGTGATTCCAAGGAGCCGTTTTCGTGTTTGGTTCATTCGAGTTTGTTCAAGCATTGTGCTTTGGACATGTTTGGTTCAGCTTATGACAGTGAATGAACTATGGCATTCCAATTTCTTTTCTGGTTTTACCAGTCGTATATATCACATAACTCAACGTCCTCTTCAAGGGGAACTTGGACTTTCTCAATCTCCTCCACCTTTACTTTCTCCAA GAAATTATACTAGCAATGGATTTCTAAGAGTGTCCTGCAATGGGGGTTTGAATCAAATGCGTGCAGCG ATTTGTGACATGGTGACAGTTGCTCGGCTTTTGAACCTCACATTGGTTGTTCCAGAGCTTGATAAGAAATCCTTTTGGGCAGACCATAG TGGCTTCGAGGAAATATTTGATGTAAGACATTTCATTGATTTTCTACGAGATGAAGTTCGAATAGTTAAAAGAGTTCCAAAAAAGTTTAGTAGGAAAAGTGGATACTCCACCCTGAAGATGGCTCCTGTTAGCTGGTCAAATGAAAAGTATTACTTGGAGCAG ATTCTGCCACTTTTTGCCAAGCACAAGGTGGTACACTTCAATAAAACAGATGCACGCCTAGCAAATAATGGGCTCCCAATTGATCTACAGAAACTTCGGTGTCGTGTTAATTACCAGGCGCTTAAATTCACTCCTCAAATTGAGAATCTGGGGCAAAAATTGATTCAGATACTTCATGAGAGAGGACCGTTTGTGGCATTGCATCTGAGATATGAGATGGACATGCTGGCTTTCTCAGGTTGTACTCTCGGTTGCACTAATGAAGAAGCTGAGGAGCTCAAGCGAATGAG ATACGCATTCCCTTCATGGAGAGAGAAGGAAATAGTGTCCGAAGAAAGGAGATCACAAGGTTTATGTCCTTTGACACCAGAGGAGGTAGCCTTGGTTATGCAAGCCTTAGGTTTTGACCGGGAGACACAAATCTACGTGGCAGCCGGTGAGATTTATGGTGGTGAGCGTAGACTTGCGCAACTGAGAGCTGCATTTCCAAGAATT GTTAAAAAAGAGGCATTGGTAGCCCTTGATGAGTTGCAGCAATTCCAAAATCATTCATCCCAGATGGCAGCTTTGGACTTTATGGTTTCAGTAGCCAGTGACACCTTTATTCCTACCTATGATGGGAACATGGCAAAACTTGTCGAAGGCCACCGCCG GTATTCTGGTTTTAAACAATCCATCATATTGGACCGGAAAAAGCTTGTACAGTTGCTTGATATGCATCAAAATGGAATCCTTCCATGGAAGGAGTTTGCAGATTCCGTGCTACAAGTCCACGAAAAGCGAATGGGACAGCCAACTTATCGTAGAGTTATTGTAGACAAGCCGAAGGAGGAGGATTATTTCTATGCCAACCCTCATGAGTGCCTTTGTGAGGGAACAAAGTGTGATGATTTGCTAGGTCCTAACAACTCTAGTCAAGTAAGATGA
- the LOC101490590 gene encoding ribulose-1,5 bisphosphate carboxylase/oxygenase large subunit N-methyltransferase, chloroplastic, with the protein MATTIFSGGSVSPFHFHSKSTSLTAKVPILQLKRPFITKSIASLGTETSLSPAVQTFWKWLQEEGVITKKTPVKASVVPEGLGLVALKDISRDDVVLQVPKRLWINPDAVAASEIGNVCSGLKPWLAVALFLIRERSKSDSVWKHYFGILPQETDSTIYWLEEELSELQGTQLLNTTLSVKEYVKNEFMKLEKDIILPNKRLFPSPVTLDEFLWAFGILRSRAFSRLRNENLVVIPLADLINHSARVTTEDHAYEIKGAAGLFSWDYLFSLRSPLSVKAGEQVYIQYDLNKSNGELAMDYGFIEPNADRNAYTLTLNISESDPFYGDKLDIAESNGFGETAYFDIFYNRPLPPGLLPYLRLVALGGTDAFLLESLFRDSIWGHLELSVSRDNEELVCRXVREACKSALAGYHTTIEQDRKLKEANLDSRLAIAVGIREGEKTVLQQIDEFFEQKELELDQLEYYQERRLKDLGLCGENGDILGDLGKFF; encoded by the exons ATGGCTACTACCATCTTCTCTGGAGGTTCAGTTTCTCCATTCCATTTTCACAGCAAGAGTACATCTTTAACAGCCAAAGTTCCAATTCTTCAGCTGAAGAGACCTTTCATTACAAAATCAATAGCTTCTCTTGGAACTGAGACATCACTCTCTCCAGCAGTTCAAACCTTCTGGAAGTGGCTTCAGGAAGAAGGCGTCATCACTAAGAAGACACCAGTGAAGGCTAGTGTGGTCCCAGAAGGTCTTGGATTGGTTGCACTCAAAGACATTTCTAGGGATGATGTTGTTTTGCAGGTACCAAAGAGGCTTTGGATAAATCCAGATGCAGTTGCAGCTTCAGAGATTGGGAATGTTTGCAGTGGTTTGAAACCATGGTTGGCTGTGGCACTCTTTCTCATAAGAGAAAGGTCAAAAAGTGATTCTGTTTGGAAGCATTACTTCGGTATTCTGCCACAGGAAACTGATTCCACTATATATTG GTTAGAGGAAGAGCTTTCAGAACTTCAAG GTACTCAACTTCTGAACACAACATTGTCTGTGAAAGAATATGTGAAGAATGAATTTATGAAACTGGAAAAAGATATCATTCTCCCTAATAAGCGGCTTTTTCCTTCTCCTGTAACACTGGATGAATTCTTATGGGCATTTGGAATTCTCAGATCAAGGGCATTTTCTCGCCTTCGCAATGAAAATCTAGTTGTAATTCCACTGGCAGACTTG ATTAACCACAGTGCCAGAGTAACTACAGAGGATCATGCTTATGAAATTAAAGGAGCAGCTGGCCTTTTCTCTTGGGATTACCTATTTTCCTTAAGGAGCCCCCTTTCTGTCAAGGCTGGAGAACAG GTGTATATCCAATATGATTTAAACAAAAGCAATGGAGAGTTGGCTATGGACTACGGTTTCATTGAACCTAATGCGGATCGAAATGCATACACGCTAACATTGAATATATCTGAGTCAGACCCTTTTTATGGTGACAAACTAGACATTGCCGAGTCCAATGGTTTTGGTGAAACAGCATACTTTGACATCTTCTACAATCGCCCTCTTCCACCAGGGTTGCTTCCATATCTGAGACTAGTAGCACTAGGGGGTACCGACGCTTTCTTGTTGGAATCTCTGTTCAGAGACTCCATCTGGGGTCATCTCGAGTTGTCTGTGAGCCGTGACAATGAGGAGCTGGTATGCAGAN CGGTTCGAGAGGCCTGTAAATCTGCCCTTGCTGGTTATCATACAACCATTGAGCAG GATCGCAAGTTGAAAGAAGCAAATCTAGATTCAAGGCTTGCAATAGCAGTTGGAATAAGAGAAGGGGAAAAGACGGTTCTGCAGCAAATCGATGAGTTCTTCGAGCAAAAAGAATTGGAACTGGACCAGTTAGAATATTATCAAGAAAGGAGGCTCAAGGATCTTGGACTTTGTGGCGAAAATGGTGATATCCTTGGAGACCTCGGAAAATTCTTCTAA